A stretch of Bacillus pseudomycoides DNA encodes these proteins:
- a CDS encoding ArsJ-associated glyceraldehyde-3-phosphate dehydrogenase produces the protein MTKIGINGFGRIGRVVFRAALNNPNVEVVAINDLTDANTLAHLLKYDSVHGTVNAEVSANGDSIVVNGKEIKVIAERDPAQLPWSDYGVEVVVESTGRFTKKADAEKHLGGSVKKVIISAPASDEDITVVMGVNHEAYDASQHHVISNASCTTNCLAPFAKVLNEKFGIKRGMMTTIHSYTNDQQILDLPHKDLRRARAAAMSMIPTTTGAAKAVALVLPELKGKLNGGAVRVPTANVSLVDLVVELDKEVTVEEVNAAFKAAAEGELKGILGYSEEPLVSIDYNGCTHSSTIDALSTMTMEGNMLKVLSWYDNETGYSNRVVDLVDYIASKGL, from the coding sequence ATGACTAAAATTGGTATTAATGGATTTGGACGTATCGGACGTGTGGTATTCCGCGCAGCTCTTAACAACCCTAACGTGGAAGTAGTAGCAATCAACGACTTAACAGACGCTAACACTTTAGCTCACCTTTTAAAATATGACTCTGTTCACGGAACAGTAAACGCAGAAGTATCTGCTAACGGCGACAGCATCGTTGTTAACGGTAAAGAAATCAAAGTTATCGCTGAGCGTGACCCAGCACAATTACCATGGAGCGACTACGGAGTAGAAGTAGTAGTAGAATCTACTGGACGCTTCACTAAAAAAGCAGACGCTGAAAAACACTTAGGTGGATCAGTTAAAAAAGTTATCATCTCTGCACCAGCTTCTGACGAAGATATCACTGTTGTTATGGGTGTTAACCACGAAGCATACGATGCATCTCAACACCATGTAATCTCTAACGCTTCTTGTACTACAAACTGCTTAGCACCATTCGCTAAAGTTCTTAACGAGAAGTTCGGTATCAAACGTGGAATGATGACAACAATTCACTCTTACACTAACGACCAACAAATCTTAGACTTACCACATAAAGACTTACGTCGTGCACGTGCAGCAGCAATGAGCATGATCCCAACTACAACTGGTGCAGCTAAAGCGGTAGCATTAGTATTACCAGAACTTAAAGGTAAATTAAACGGTGGCGCAGTACGTGTTCCAACTGCTAACGTTTCTCTTGTTGACTTAGTTGTTGAACTTGACAAAGAAGTAACAGTTGAAGAAGTAAATGCAGCATTCAAAGCAGCAGCTGAAGGCGAATTAAAAGGTATCCTTGGATACAGCGAAGAGCCATTAGTATCTATCGACTATAACGGATGCACACATTCTTCTACAATCGATGCATTATCTACAATGACTATGGAAGGCAACATGCTTAAAGTTCTTTCTTGGTACGACAACGAAACTGGTTACTCTAACCGCGTAGTTGACTTAGTAGACTACATCGCTTCTAAAGGTCTTTAA
- a CDS encoding phosphoglycerate kinase — MNKKSIRDVDLKGKRVFCRVDFNVPMKEGKITDETRIRAALPTIQYLVEQGAKVILASHLGRPKGQVVEEMRLTPVAARLGELLGKDVKKADEAFGPAVQEMVAAMNEGDVLVLENVRFYAGEEKNDAELAKEFAALADLFVNDAFGAAHRAHASTAGIADYLPAVSGFLMEKELEVLGKALSNPERPFTAIIGGAKVKDKIGVIRHLLDKVDNLIIGGGLAYTFVKALGHEIGQSLCENDKIDLAKEFMELAKEKGVNFYMPVDVVITEEFSETATTKVVGIDAIPETWEGVDIGPKTREIYADVIKNSKLVVWNGPMGVFEMTPFAEGTKAVGQALADAEGTYSVIGGGDSAAAVEKFGMADKMSHISTGGGASLEFMEGKELPGVVCLNDK, encoded by the coding sequence ATGAACAAAAAATCAATTCGTGACGTAGATTTAAAAGGTAAACGAGTATTTTGCCGCGTTGACTTCAACGTACCTATGAAAGAGGGCAAAATTACAGACGAGACTCGTATTCGTGCAGCTCTTCCTACAATTCAATATTTAGTAGAGCAAGGTGCGAAAGTGATTTTAGCAAGTCACTTAGGTCGTCCAAAAGGCCAAGTAGTAGAAGAAATGCGTCTTACTCCAGTAGCAGCACGTTTAGGTGAGCTTCTTGGTAAAGACGTGAAAAAAGCGGACGAAGCATTCGGACCAGCTGTACAAGAAATGGTTGCAGCAATGAACGAAGGCGACGTATTAGTTCTTGAAAACGTACGTTTCTATGCGGGCGAAGAAAAGAACGATGCAGAACTTGCGAAAGAATTTGCAGCTCTTGCTGATCTATTCGTTAACGATGCATTCGGTGCAGCTCACCGTGCTCATGCTTCTACTGCAGGTATTGCAGACTACCTACCAGCAGTATCTGGTTTCTTAATGGAAAAAGAGTTAGAAGTATTAGGTAAAGCACTTTCTAACCCAGAACGCCCATTTACAGCAATCATCGGTGGTGCGAAAGTAAAAGATAAAATCGGTGTAATTCGTCATCTATTAGACAAAGTAGATAACCTAATCATCGGTGGTGGCCTTGCTTACACATTCGTAAAAGCATTAGGACATGAAATCGGACAATCTCTATGTGAAAATGACAAAATTGACTTAGCAAAAGAGTTTATGGAACTTGCAAAAGAAAAGGGCGTAAACTTCTACATGCCAGTTGATGTTGTAATTACAGAAGAGTTCTCTGAAACTGCAACAACAAAAGTTGTAGGTATCGATGCAATTCCTGAAACTTGGGAAGGCGTAGATATCGGACCAAAAACACGTGAAATTTATGCTGATGTAATTAAAAACTCTAAGCTTGTTGTATGGAACGGACCAATGGGTGTATTTGAAATGACTCCATTTGCAGAAGGTACAAAAGCAGTAGGACAAGCATTAGCAGATGCAGAAGGTACATACTCTGTTATCGGCGGTGGTGACTCTGCAGCAGCTGTTGAAAAATTCGGTATGGCTGATAAAATGAGCCACATTTCTACTGGCGGCGGTGCGTCATTAGAATTTATGGAAGGTAAAGAACTTCCAGGTGTAGTTTGTCTTAACGACAAATAA
- the spoVAC gene encoding stage V sporulation protein AC has product MPSKDKDLTPIQQEYKKFEQQREPKRPVLKNCIKAFFVGGFICLIGQLISTFYITYFDFSERSAGNPTVATLIFISMLLTGFGVYDRLAQFGGAGTAVPVTGFGNSVISACIEHKTEGFVLGVGGNMFKLAGSVILFGVFAAFVIGLIKTILIQWGGM; this is encoded by the coding sequence ATGCCGAGTAAAGATAAAGATTTAACACCAATACAACAAGAATATAAAAAATTCGAACAACAACGTGAACCAAAAAGGCCCGTTTTAAAAAATTGCATAAAAGCTTTCTTTGTAGGTGGTTTTATTTGTTTAATCGGTCAACTTATTTCCACCTTCTACATCACATACTTTGATTTTTCAGAGCGTTCAGCAGGAAACCCTACAGTAGCAACACTGATTTTTATTTCTATGTTGCTTACGGGCTTTGGGGTGTATGACCGCCTCGCCCAATTTGGGGGTGCCGGTACAGCCGTACCTGTTACCGGATTTGGAAACTCCGTTATATCTGCTTGTATTGAACATAAGACAGAAGGCTTTGTCCTTGGAGTAGGTGGCAACATGTTTAAATTAGCGGGATCCGTTATTTTATTTGGTGTATTTGCCGCTTTTGTTATCGGTCTTATTAAAACCATTCTCATCCAATGGGGAGGAATGTAA
- a CDS encoding DUF1657 domain-containing protein — protein sequence MTVITKLKQTVSGLKSAQASLEGFALDTDNQQAKQLFQTAAQQTQSIIDSLNPRVDEVQQEEPQYGQQ from the coding sequence ATGACTGTAATTACAAAATTAAAGCAAACTGTTTCCGGGTTAAAAAGTGCTCAAGCGAGCTTAGAGGGATTCGCTCTTGATACGGATAACCAACAAGCAAAGCAACTTTTCCAAACAGCTGCACAGCAGACACAATCGATTATTGATTCTTTAAACCCACGTGTCGATGAAGTTCAACAAGAAGAGCCTCAATACGGACAACAATAG
- the gpmI gene encoding 2,3-bisphosphoglycerate-independent phosphoglycerate mutase produces the protein MRKPTALIILDGFGLREETYGNAVAQAKKPNFDGYWNKFPHTTLTACGEAVGLPEGQMGNSEVGHLNIGAGRVVYQSLTRVNVAIREGEFDKNETFQNAIKSVKEKGTALHLFGLLSDGGVHSHMNHMFALLRLAAKEGVEKVYIHAFLDGRDVGPQTAKGYIDATNEVIKETGVGQFATISGRYYSMDRDKRWDRVEKCYRAMVNGEGPTYKSAHECVEDSYANGIYDEFVLPSVIVNEDETPVATINDDDAVIFYNFRPDRAIQIARVFTNEDFREFDRGEKVPHIPEFVCMTHFSETVDGYVAFKPMNLDNTLGEVVAQAGLKQLRIAETEKYPHVTFFFSGGREAEFPGEERILINSPKVATYDLKPEMSIYEVTDALVNEIENDKHDVIILNFANCDMVGHSGMMEPTIKAVEATDECLGKVVEAILAKDGVALITADHGNADQELTSDGGPMTAHTTNPVPFIVTKNDVELREGGILGDIAPTMLTLLGVEQPKEMTGKTIIK, from the coding sequence ATGAGAAAGCCAACAGCTTTAATCATTCTTGACGGTTTCGGACTACGTGAAGAAACTTACGGGAATGCTGTAGCACAAGCTAAGAAACCTAATTTTGATGGTTACTGGAACAAGTTCCCTCACACAACGCTTACAGCATGTGGCGAGGCAGTGGGTCTTCCAGAAGGTCAAATGGGTAACTCTGAGGTTGGTCACTTAAATATCGGTGCTGGCCGCGTAGTATATCAAAGCTTAACACGTGTGAACGTTGCAATTCGTGAAGGTGAGTTCGATAAGAACGAAACATTTCAAAATGCAATTAAAAGCGTAAAAGAAAAAGGTACAGCTCTTCATTTATTCGGTTTACTTTCTGATGGTGGTGTGCACAGTCACATGAACCATATGTTTGCTCTTCTTCGCTTAGCAGCAAAAGAAGGCGTGGAGAAAGTATACATCCATGCATTCTTAGATGGCCGCGATGTTGGACCACAAACAGCAAAAGGTTATATCGATGCAACAAATGAAGTAATTAAAGAAACAGGAGTAGGTCAATTCGCGACAATCTCTGGTCGTTATTACTCCATGGACCGTGACAAGCGTTGGGATCGCGTTGAAAAATGTTACCGTGCTATGGTGAATGGTGAAGGACCTACTTATAAATCAGCACATGAATGCGTAGAGGACTCTTATGCAAATGGTATCTATGATGAGTTCGTATTACCATCTGTAATTGTTAATGAAGATGAAACGCCAGTTGCAACAATCAATGATGATGATGCAGTAATCTTCTATAACTTCCGTCCGGACCGCGCAATTCAAATTGCACGTGTATTTACAAACGAAGACTTCCGTGAGTTCGATCGTGGTGAAAAAGTCCCTCACATTCCAGAATTCGTATGTATGACACACTTTAGTGAAACAGTAGATGGTTACGTGGCATTCAAGCCAATGAACCTTGATAACACATTAGGTGAAGTTGTTGCGCAAGCGGGATTAAAACAACTTCGCATCGCGGAAACTGAAAAGTATCCGCACGTTACATTCTTCTTTAGCGGTGGTCGTGAGGCTGAATTCCCAGGAGAAGAGCGTATCTTAATTAACTCACCGAAGGTTGCAACGTATGACTTGAAACCTGAAATGAGCATTTACGAAGTAACTGACGCTTTAGTAAATGAAATCGAAAATGATAAACATGATGTAATCATTCTTAACTTTGCAAACTGTGATATGGTTGGCCATTCTGGGATGATGGAACCAACAATTAAAGCAGTAGAAGCAACTGACGAATGTTTAGGAAAAGTTGTAGAAGCGATTCTTGCAAAAGATGGTGTAGCACTTATTACTGCGGACCATGGTAATGCTGATCAGGAGTTAACTTCTGACGGTGGACCAATGACAGCTCATACAACGAACCCGGTTCCTTTCATCGTTACGAAAAATGATGTTGAATTACGTGAAGGTGGCATCTTAGGAGATATCGCTCCAACAATGCTTACACTTCTTGGTGTTGAACAACCGAAAGAAATGACAGGTAAAACAATTATTAAATAA
- a CDS encoding glutaredoxin family protein encodes MKVVLYTKTDCGLCEKAKQLLKEVQHEYSFEIEEIDIYEDDELLEKYQIMIPVVEIDGKQAECGVIHKDVIINYIKNAVKS; translated from the coding sequence ATGAAGGTTGTTTTATATACGAAAACGGACTGTGGCCTTTGCGAGAAGGCAAAACAGCTGTTGAAAGAAGTGCAACATGAATATTCTTTTGAAATTGAGGAAATAGATATATATGAAGATGATGAGCTTTTAGAAAAGTATCAAATTATGATTCCTGTTGTGGAAATTGACGGAAAACAGGCGGAATGCGGTGTCATTCACAAAGATGTCATAATAAACTATATAAAGAATGCAGTTAAGAGTTGA
- a CDS encoding YhcN/YlaJ family sporulation lipoprotein: MRKFGTITVLFVLLLGFITGCTSHLDKEVKQETHKKTEKKKEPKLTKVSVDESFNQSIAHDAKKKVLAMEEILEVRAVNSNTDLYLAAKPEHHERFQLKPLKTKIKKQLQDENPTFDIHISTDRKIFMLLDKLENKIKKKEADKEYIKKQFKTIHSEMNSDT; the protein is encoded by the coding sequence ATGCGAAAATTTGGCACAATTACCGTGTTATTCGTGCTTCTACTAGGTTTCATAACAGGATGTACTAGTCATTTAGATAAAGAAGTGAAACAAGAGACACATAAAAAAACAGAGAAAAAAAAGGAACCCAAGTTAACGAAAGTAAGTGTGGACGAATCTTTTAATCAATCTATAGCACACGACGCGAAAAAAAAGGTACTCGCTATGGAAGAAATATTAGAAGTCAGAGCTGTTAACTCAAACACAGATCTTTACTTAGCTGCCAAACCTGAACATCATGAAAGGTTTCAGTTAAAACCATTAAAAACAAAAATCAAAAAACAATTGCAAGACGAAAATCCAACCTTCGATATTCATATAAGTACTGATCGAAAAATTTTTATGCTATTAGATAAACTGGAAAACAAAATTAAGAAAAAAGAAGCAGACAAAGAATACATTAAAAAACAATTCAAAACAATTCACTCAGAAATGAACTCTGATACTTAA
- the rpoN gene encoding RNA polymerase factor sigma-54 — protein MKASLLQEQSLRLAMTQELRQAITMLQYNVQELSEFLYEQSMENPLIELNGFEREKKKSSSKSTSTSKQVDNQMEIYSVDSMSIQQHLLDQLQYYKIDEEQRKTASFIIMNMDGNGYLQETNEELAELVAAPIDVVEHSMELVQSLEPAGVGARNIQECLALQLKRLQKRDAFSEMIVDEYFAYFVKKDWRKLAHLMKCSNEELQSAVDCITSLQPKPGLAFSSEKPHYIVPDMAVKKEEDRLVLQMNERNMPRIEIHSEYSALLHNSESEVATYVSEKYQHVQWIMRSLKQRKQTLLQVMEIIMKKQRDFFWKGPEYLKPLSLKEVAEELGVHESTISRATRNKYVQTPHGLFEMKSFFSNAVVTTEDEAVSTKRVKQLIQTLVEQENKKKPLSDQKISKLLEEEHEIVISRRTVAKYREQMNIPASSLRKTIG, from the coding sequence TTGAAGGCAAGTCTTTTACAAGAACAAAGTTTACGTTTGGCCATGACACAAGAGTTAAGACAAGCGATTACAATGCTCCAATATAATGTGCAGGAATTATCGGAGTTTTTGTATGAGCAATCGATGGAGAATCCCCTTATTGAGTTAAATGGCTTTGAGAGGGAGAAGAAAAAGAGTTCAAGCAAAAGTACAAGTACAAGCAAACAAGTCGATAATCAAATGGAGATTTACAGTGTAGATTCTATGTCGATTCAGCAACATTTATTAGATCAATTACAGTATTATAAGATAGATGAAGAGCAGCGAAAAACAGCTTCTTTCATCATTATGAACATGGATGGAAATGGTTATTTACAAGAAACAAATGAAGAATTAGCAGAGTTAGTGGCCGCACCTATTGATGTAGTAGAACATTCTATGGAGCTCGTTCAGTCGTTAGAGCCAGCAGGGGTGGGAGCGCGTAATATTCAGGAGTGTCTAGCACTTCAATTGAAGCGCTTACAAAAAAGGGATGCATTCTCAGAAATGATTGTGGATGAATATTTTGCGTATTTTGTTAAGAAAGATTGGCGAAAGCTTGCCCATCTTATGAAATGTAGTAATGAGGAATTGCAGTCAGCTGTAGATTGTATTACATCGCTTCAACCAAAACCAGGGCTTGCATTTTCTTCTGAGAAGCCGCATTATATTGTTCCTGATATGGCTGTGAAAAAAGAAGAGGACCGGCTTGTGCTACAAATGAATGAACGTAATATGCCGAGAATTGAAATTCATTCGGAGTATAGTGCGCTTCTTCATAATAGTGAGAGTGAAGTTGCTACCTATGTATCTGAGAAGTATCAGCATGTACAGTGGATTATGCGTAGTTTAAAGCAACGAAAACAAACACTTTTGCAAGTAATGGAAATTATAATGAAGAAACAACGCGATTTCTTTTGGAAAGGTCCGGAGTATTTAAAGCCGCTTTCTTTAAAAGAAGTAGCAGAAGAACTAGGTGTACATGAATCTACCATTAGTCGTGCTACACGTAATAAATATGTACAAACGCCGCACGGTTTATTTGAAATGAAGTCATTCTTTAGTAACGCAGTGGTTACAACAGAAGATGAGGCTGTTTCTACAAAGCGTGTTAAACAATTGATTCAAACGCTTGTAGAACAAGAAAATAAGAAAAAACCACTTTCAGATCAAAAAATTTCAAAATTGTTAGAAGAAGAGCATGAAATCGTTATTTCAAGAAGAACGGTTGCGAAATATCGAGAGCAAATGAATATTCCGGCTTCTTCTCTTCGAAAAACAATTGGATAG
- the tpiA gene encoding triose-phosphate isomerase, whose translation MRKPIIAGNWKMNKTLSEAVSFVEEVKGQIPAASAVDAVVCSPALFLERLVAATEGTDLKVGAQNMHFEKNGAFTGEISPVALSDLKVSYVVLGHSERREMFAETDETVNKKTLAAFEHGLTPIVCCGETLEERESGKTFDLVAGQVTKALAGLTEEQVKATVIAYEPIWAIGTGKSSSSADANEVCAHIRKVVAEAVSPAAAEAVRIQYGGSVKPENIKEYMAQSDIDGALVGGASLEPASFLGLLGAVK comes from the coding sequence ATGCGTAAACCAATTATCGCAGGTAACTGGAAAATGAATAAAACTTTATCTGAAGCAGTTAGCTTCGTAGAAGAAGTAAAAGGTCAAATCCCAGCAGCTTCAGCTGTTGATGCAGTAGTTTGCTCTCCAGCTCTTTTCTTAGAGCGCTTAGTAGCGGCAACTGAAGGAACGGACTTAAAAGTAGGTGCACAAAACATGCACTTCGAAAAAAATGGTGCATTCACTGGCGAAATTAGCCCAGTAGCACTTAGCGACTTAAAAGTGAGCTACGTAGTACTTGGTCACTCTGAGCGTCGTGAAATGTTTGCTGAAACAGACGAAACAGTAAACAAAAAGACTCTTGCAGCATTTGAACATGGTTTAACACCAATCGTTTGCTGTGGTGAAACTTTAGAAGAACGCGAAAGCGGAAAAACATTTGATCTAGTAGCAGGTCAAGTGACAAAAGCACTTGCAGGCTTAACAGAAGAGCAAGTGAAAGCAACTGTTATCGCTTATGAGCCAATCTGGGCGATCGGTACAGGTAAATCTTCTTCTTCTGCAGATGCAAACGAAGTATGTGCGCATATTCGTAAAGTTGTTGCAGAAGCTGTTTCTCCAGCAGCTGCAGAAGCTGTTCGTATTCAATACGGCGGTAGCGTAAAACCAGAAAACATTAAAGAATACATGGCACAATCTGACATCGATGGCGCTTTAGTTGGCGGTGCTAGTTTAGAGCCTGCTTCCTTCTTAGGTCTTCTGGGGGCGGTAAAATGA
- the cggR gene encoding gapA transcriptional regulator CggR — protein MRSWIQNTKKLLPDLLPVMQTRMQILQHIRLMQPIGRRNLSASLGMTERVLRSEVQVLKEQNLVHVASSGMTLTEEGTTVVLALEDFMKEISGLKVLEKQLKETLDLDEVFVVPGDSDESPWVKLEMGRACVTCIKDHLTANNIVAVAGGTTLAAAADMMQLDCKDLHMLFVPARGGIGEGVELEANTICAKMAQNTMSNYRLLYVPDHVSSEAYASIVTEPSVKEVLELIRSSNIVIHGIGDALTMARRRSTSEADWMKIKTSEAVGEAFGYYFNEQGNVVHKVQTVGMQLKDLHHVSHVVAVAGGSSKAKAIQAVIKQGHTSILITDEGAAKQLTKGITL, from the coding sequence ATGCGCTCATGGATTCAAAATACAAAAAAATTATTACCTGATCTGCTACCTGTTATGCAAACGAGAATGCAAATTCTTCAGCACATTCGTCTCATGCAGCCGATTGGTAGAAGAAATTTATCTGCAAGTCTTGGTATGACGGAACGAGTATTGCGAAGTGAAGTGCAAGTTTTGAAAGAACAAAACTTAGTTCACGTCGCCTCTTCTGGAATGACTTTAACAGAAGAAGGAACAACTGTGGTTCTTGCTTTGGAAGACTTTATGAAAGAAATTTCCGGGTTAAAGGTTTTAGAAAAACAACTTAAGGAAACATTAGACTTGGATGAAGTTTTCGTTGTCCCTGGTGATAGTGATGAATCACCCTGGGTCAAACTGGAGATGGGCCGTGCTTGTGTGACTTGTATAAAAGACCATCTGACAGCGAATAATATCGTTGCTGTGGCTGGAGGAACAACGCTAGCTGCTGCTGCGGACATGATGCAACTAGATTGCAAAGATTTACATATGCTATTTGTCCCAGCACGTGGTGGGATTGGAGAAGGCGTCGAATTAGAGGCCAATACCATTTGTGCAAAAATGGCACAGAATACGATGAGTAATTATCGCTTATTGTATGTTCCAGACCATGTTAGTAGCGAAGCATATGCTTCCATTGTGACAGAGCCTTCCGTGAAAGAAGTTCTTGAGTTGATTCGATCTTCCAATATCGTCATTCATGGAATAGGTGATGCGTTAACAATGGCACGTCGCAGAAGTACTTCAGAAGCAGATTGGATGAAAATTAAAACAAGTGAAGCGGTAGGCGAAGCTTTCGGTTATTACTTCAATGAACAAGGTAATGTCGTTCATAAAGTACAAACAGTAGGTATGCAGCTAAAAGATTTACATCATGTATCTCACGTTGTTGCAGTCGCTGGAGGTTCTTCAAAAGCAAAAGCAATACAGGCTGTAATTAAACAAGGGCACACTTCGATTCTAATTACAGACGAAGGTGCAGCAAAACAGTTAACAAAGGGTATTACCCTTTAA
- a CDS encoding glycosyltransferase family 39 protein, whose product MQKLIRNIPSLGVNIVFSVVLLIMCWSLFKQNEVEYSPFILFGVLIFSISICTLVFLTRNISTKKYVCTISIFYLLLSITIVKLVPSSPISDFQYMFDGAKELTLGNIDAIKNSQYFFWNTTQLGFTIYEAIVLTLTSHSYFALQFLNIVYTLLTGLGIFYIAKNRLNNETLGRLGLLLYVTSINLFLLVPVLTNQHLSMMLFSWGTYHLLARSENKNYRHMIFGGVLFALGNIIYPIGILFLIAAGLFLLFFHSTHLKQNLISAISFISSYFVILYILAFIPVVLNISHKPITNADTGWKFVIGLNKESNGQYSLEDFSKLRQSIMDFNTEEHDRIQQQLIKERTENLASLIPLMNKKNIIMWGSPTDSYMYIPIHNIDRSNINHISFIKLDFIHYVSIMLLSMGSIFIFFFHSQLKNIKMKYFQILIIGAFFIYLVTEVQIRYRYFFFPIFIILAAFTLQHMMKPSLSKIKSPNLQM is encoded by the coding sequence ATGCAGAAACTAATTCGAAATATACCTTCATTAGGAGTTAATATTGTATTTAGTGTCGTTCTTCTAATCATGTGTTGGAGTCTCTTTAAACAAAATGAGGTGGAATATAGTCCTTTTATCCTTTTTGGGGTATTAATATTCAGCATTTCAATATGCACATTGGTTTTTTTAACAAGAAATATAAGTACGAAAAAATACGTATGTACGATAAGTATTTTTTACTTACTACTGTCTATTACGATCGTTAAATTAGTCCCCTCCTCACCAATTTCTGATTTTCAATACATGTTTGATGGTGCTAAAGAATTAACATTAGGCAACATTGACGCCATAAAAAACAGTCAGTACTTTTTTTGGAATACGACTCAGTTAGGTTTTACAATTTACGAAGCAATTGTTCTTACCTTAACTTCGCATAGTTACTTTGCTCTACAATTTTTAAATATAGTATATACGTTATTAACCGGACTAGGCATTTTTTATATAGCTAAAAACCGATTAAACAATGAAACATTAGGACGATTAGGGTTACTTTTATATGTAACATCCATTAACTTATTTTTGCTAGTTCCTGTACTTACAAACCAACACCTTTCAATGATGTTGTTTTCTTGGGGGACTTATCACCTATTAGCACGTAGTGAAAATAAGAATTATAGACACATGATTTTCGGAGGGGTACTATTCGCCTTAGGAAATATTATTTATCCTATCGGGATCCTGTTTTTAATAGCTGCTGGACTTTTCCTTTTATTCTTTCACAGTACTCACTTAAAACAGAATTTAATTTCTGCGATATCATTTATTTCTTCCTATTTCGTTATCTTATATATTTTAGCCTTTATTCCAGTCGTGCTGAATATCTCACATAAACCGATAACAAACGCTGATACTGGATGGAAATTTGTTATCGGATTGAATAAAGAATCTAACGGTCAATATTCATTAGAGGATTTCTCTAAATTAAGACAAAGTATTATGGATTTCAATACGGAAGAACACGATAGAATTCAACAACAATTAATAAAAGAAAGAACTGAAAATTTAGCATCCCTCATCCCTCTGATGAACAAAAAAAACATTATAATGTGGGGCAGCCCGACAGATTCTTACATGTATATCCCGATACATAATATCGACAGAAGCAATATCAATCATATTTCATTTATAAAACTAGACTTTATACACTATGTATCGATCATGCTACTGAGTATGGGATCCATCTTTATTTTCTTCTTCCATTCACAACTTAAAAATATAAAAATGAAATATTTCCAAATTCTAATCATTGGAGCCTTCTTCATTTACTTAGTAACTGAAGTTCAAATCCGTTATCGCTATTTCTTCTTTCCAATTTTCATCATACTGGCAGCCTTTACTTTACAACATATGATGAAACCATCACTTTCCAAAATAAAAAGTCCTAACTTACAAATGTAA